In Ipomoea triloba cultivar NCNSP0323 chromosome 15, ASM357664v1, one genomic interval encodes:
- the LOC116006664 gene encoding protein ROS1A isoform X1: MDSGIGSSIPELKDFQIGSWVPATPAKPGLLTLEPICKTVQENQQITANWSDLQTIPQDFCLGQINQLEPGGFLQGNDALTRDDRCDLTNLVTDGGVNSWEAAVASKSSMQEGALNLENFSIDHADNWNNVSFGNLLALAHAAGTTAPVENAPAHTAFDPLFSSQNADGSSVSSRISFNLNSPPGRDAASSSNSFQFAPITPVQNKGRQSMLNLNLDINEIPILKDVQENVEESDLQGNKEQSVLVRELSEMMENHKPDKTGELVAEANNAEANKTPQQKPRRKKHRPKVVVEGKAKRANKPRAPNTPGTEEIKAEKRKYTPRKGVDKPAATPLDEDSHIINPEIMSPGSSKTPKVDRKHPKRNRGAATPTDEDSNVTNPETTPPGSKETPKVKRMYPQRNQVQKPTKDPIEEGSSETIQPETASRPRRSSRRFLNFDFVDLEEYENFIEPSSNFDNSHVKNMCEQVKSMPAVRLEQDEKSDAELTEVNISYDLINHEIGKSISQPGTQIPDPSNPSKIDLRCDKLMDGNQTKCTKGKCKIIFSDATHDKEDYLPEMTAPQCASSSQNSSNCSSNVCLTEEAQLRGSKRQHSCLAEAELYKTSIAGIHYNSLQAYEAILSDFDRSIGMPFPTIYKKKRTEKGQIPATSCSKNLNTETHNVNATSQFEVHGVQTNPALQSPKYLQPLNTDVLKRKRSKGLTRVRDLASLHEICKQFPTYSSRKAAAKQHTGHLNTCMEALVAGTRPTMKTKKRSKRNSLNGTVAPNTHAQHQYTRTPIGSLPALMWRGSSPIDEIVERFTYLNINADNQGQYTLSTRNVKFQRETALVLYQRDGTIAPFTGVKKRKPRPKVDLDDETTRVWKLLLQDINSQGIDGTDEEKTKWWEEERKVFRGRADSFIARMRLVQGDRRFSPWKGSVVDSVVGVFLTQNVSDHLSSSAFMSMAARFPLKSKISEQLHEERTNITIEEPEVCIMDPDDTIAWHENSLNQPTPGQDSMAFREMGCKDEVVNSELTEGTSNCIKSTENFKTKDVDSSEKDPEDVHYGLTLDRPAKWINEEEASFHSGQTEADNVLSSQNSGVSSQNSVNSSHTQTVDITESTSLCSTSFIQLLQMAGTSMLHGVYNQENNSANMDMPNQQRDCSAEFQKNKEDDKLPVSIGEHYALEQSESSTESPNQATNQKIIAGENPMVNSDSQIHTEESNCNLLLDQECPTSLDIQDITGRASTVVDSLSNSDGQNKHLDTVDKRSSNPSKEKGGRSGTEKQNAVNWDHLRQQALASGKKRERTMNTMDSLDWEAVRCADVNEIAETIKERGMNNMLAERIKDFLNRLLKEHGSTDLEWLRDVPPDKAKEYLLSFRGLGLKSVECVRLLTLHHLAFPVDTNVGRIAVRLGWVPLQPLPESLQLHLLELYPVLESIQKYLWPRLCKLDQGTLYELHYHMITFGKVFCTKSKPNCNACPMRAECRHFASAFASARLALPAPEDKSIVPAFENKPAEQNTVDTINPLQLLLPQSNEQSVAQYGVNNSQPIIEEPATPEPIIEVPSTPVPDQIPSEADIEDAYSEDPNEIPTINLNLIQLAQNVKMFVKNNMELNQVEMSKALVALTPEAASIPMPKLKNISRLRTEHNVYELPDNHPLLEGLEKRDPDDPCSYLLAIWTPGETANSVQPPEMRCDSQESGKLCQEETCFACNSIREAQSQTVRGTLLIPCRTAMRGSFPLNGTYFQVNEVFADHESSLNPIDVPRDWLWDLHRKTVFFGTSIPTIFKGLSTEDIQHCFWRGYVCVRGFDRKTRAPRPLMARLHFPASRLTKNKRKTDES; this comes from the exons ATGGATTCCGGGATTGGAAGTTCGATTCCGGAACTGAAAGATTTCCAGATAGGCAGTTGGGTTCCAGCAACCCCAGCAAAGCCTGGCTTACTGACATTGGAGCCGATCTGCAAAACAGTGCAGGAAAATCAGCAGATTACAGCAAATTGGTCAGACTTGCAAACAATTCCACAAGATTTTTGCTTAGGCCAAATTAACCAATTAGAACCAGGAGGGTTCTTGCAGGGAAATGATGCTCTTACCAGGGATGATAGGTGTGATTTGACAAATTTAGTGACTGATGGGGGAGTTAACAGCTGGGAGGCAGCAGTAGCGTCGAAATCCAGTATGCAAGAGGGAGCTCTGAACTTGGAGAACTTCTCTATTGATCATGCAGACAACTGGAACAATGTGTCATTTGGGAACCTCTTGGCACTGGCGCATGCTGCAGGAACCACGGCGCCAGTTGAAAATGCCCCTGCACATACAGCATTTGATCCCCTCTTCAGTTCACAGAATGCAG ATGGAAGTTCTGTTAGCTCCAGAATCTCTTTCAATCTGAATTCTCCACCTGGGAGAGATGCAGCCTCAAGCAGCAACTCATTCCAGTTTGCACCCATCACCCCGGTTCAGAACAAGGGAAGACAGAGCATGCTAAATTTAAATCTAGACATTAATGAGATACCGATACTAAAAGATGTACAGGAAAATGTTGAAGAAAGTGACCTCCAAGGAAACAAAGAGCAGTCAGTGCTGGTGAGAGAACTATCAGAAATGATGGAGAACCACAAGCCTGACAAAACAGGCGAACTAGTTGCTGAAGCAAATAATGCTGAAGCAAATAAGACACCGCAACAGaaaccaagaagaaaaaaacacaGGCCAAAGGTGGTTGTTGAAGGCAAAGCTAAAAGGGCAAATAAACCAAGAGCCCCAAACACTCCAGGCACAGAGGAGATTAAGGCAGAAAAGAGGAAGTATACCCCAAGAAAAGGAGTAGACAAGCCTGCAGCCACTCCTTTGGATGAGGATTCACACATAATAAATCCTGAGATAATGTCTCCTGGTTCCAGTAAGACCCCAAAAGTTGACAGAAAGCATCCTAAAAGAAACCGAGGTGCAGCCACTCCCACAGATGAGGATTCAAATGTAACAAATCCTGAGACAACACCTCCTGGTTCCAAAGAAACCCCAAAAGTGAAGAGAATGTATCCTCAAAGGAACCAAGTTCAAAAGCCCACAAAAGATCCCATTGAAGAAGGAAGCAGTGAAACTATTCAACCAGAAACAGCTTCTCGCCCCAGAAGATCCTCCAggagatttttaaattttgacttTGTGGATCTTGAAGAATATGAGAATTTCATTGAGCCATCTTCAAACTTTGATAACTCGCATGTGAAGAATATGTGTGAACAGGTTAAATCAATGCCGGCAGTGCGACTTGAACAAGATGAAAAATCAGATGCAGAACTCACTGAAGTGAACATTAGTTATGACCTCATAAATCATGAGATAGGAAAGTCCATTTCACAGCCAGGAACACAAATTCCTGATCCTTCAAATCCCAGCAAGATTGATTTGAGATGTGACAAGTTGATGGATGGAAATCAAACTAAATGCACAAAAGGGAAGTGTAAAATCATTTTTTCAGATGCAACACATGACAAAGAGGACTATCTTCCAGAAATGACTGCACCACAATGTGCATCAAGCAGCCAAAATAGCTCCAACTGTAGCAGCAATGTGTGCTTGACTGAGGAAGCCCAATTAAGAGGTTCCAAAAGACAGCATTCATGCTTGGCCGAAGCAGAACTCTACAAAACAAGTATTGCTGGAATTCATTATAACTCTTTGCAGGCATATGAAGCAATTCTTTCAGACTTTGACAGATCCATTGGGATGCCTTTTCCTACaatttataagaaaaagagGACTGAGAAGGGGCAAATTCCTGCAACATCTTGTAGTAAAAACCTCAACACTGAAACTCACAATGTGAATGCTACCAGTCAATTTGAAGTTCATGGTGTCCAAACAAATCCAGCACTTCAGTCTCCCAAGTATCTTCAACCATTGAACACTGATGTGTTGAAAAGGAAGAGATCAAAGGGTCTCACTCGAGTCCGTGACTTAGCATCCCTGCATGAGATTTGCAAACAGTTCCCAACTTATTCATCCAGAAAAGCAGCAGCAAAACAACACACAGGGCATCTCAATACATGCATGGAAGCTCTTGTTGCTGGCACTCGCCCAACAATGAAAACGAAAAAACGTTCAAAAAGAAACAGTCTGAATGGTACAGTGGCTCCCAATACACATGCTCAACACCAATACACTAGAACACCAATTG GTTCTCTGCCAGCTTTAATGTGGAGGGGCTCTTCTCCAATTGACGAAATTGTGGAGCGGTTCACCTATCTTAATATAAATGCTGATAATCAAGGTCAGTACACACTCAGTACCAGAAATGTGAAGTTCCAAAGGGAAACTGCCCTTGTTCTTTATCAAAGAGATGGAACTATTGCCCCTTTTACTGGGGTAAAAAAAAGGAAACCACGGCCAAAAGTCGATCTTGATGATGAGACAACTAGAGTATGGAAACTCTTGCTACAAGATATAAACAGTCAAGGCATAGATGGAACAGATGAGGAGAAGACAAAATGGTGGGAAGAAGAGCGGAAAGTGTTCCGCGGAAGAGCAGATTCGTTTATTGCCCGCATGCGTCTTGTCCAAG GTGACAGGCGCTTCTCTCCATGGAAGGGATCTGTTGTAGATTCTGTAGTTGGagtttttctaactcaaaatgTGTCAGATCACCTCTCCAG TTCTGCTTTCATGTCAATGGCTGCACGATTTCCACTCAAATCAAAGATTAGCGAACAATTACATGAAGAGAGAACAAATATAACTATTGAAGAACCAGAAGTTTGCATAATGGATCCTGATGACACAATTGCATGGCATGAAAACTCTTTGAATCAACCAACTCCTGGTCAAGACTCCATGGCTTTCAGGGAGATGGGTTGCAAAGATGAAGTTGTCAATAGTGAGTTGACTGAAGGCACCTCCAATTGCATTAAGTCCACCGAAAATTTTAAAACCAAAGATGTCGATTCTTCTGAAAAGGATCCAGAAGATGTGCATTATGGATTAACATTAGATAGGCCAGCAAAATGGATCAACGAGGAAGAGGCAAGTTTCCACAGCGGCCAAACAGAAGCAGATAATGTGCTGTCCTCTCAGAATTCTGGAGTTTCTTCACAAAATTCTGTGAACTCTTCACATACTCAAACTGTTGATATTACTGAATCCACCAGTCTTTGCAGCACTTCTTTCATTCAACTATTACAGATGGCAGGAACCTCCATGCTACATGGAGTTTACAATCAGGAAAACAACTCAGCTAATATGGACATGCCAAACCAACAGAGGGATTGTTCTGCGGAATTCCAAAAGAACAAGGAAGATGACAAACTTCCTGTTAGCATTGGAGAACATTATGCCCTCGAACAAAGTGAATCATCAACAGAATCACCAAACCAAGCAACTAATCAAAAGATCATAGCTGGTGAAAATCCAATGGTCAATTCTGATTCACAGATTCATACTGAAGAAAGCAACTGCAATTTGCTGCTAGATCAAGAATGCCCAACTTCATTGGATATTCAGGATATCACAGGGAGAGCCAGTACTGTTGTTGATTCACTGTCAAATTCAGATGGTCAGAATAAACATCTTGATACGGTTGATAAAAGAAGCAGCAATCCCTCTAAAGAAAAAGGGGGGAGATCTGGGACAGAGAAACAGAATGCAGTGAATTGGGACCATTTAAGACAGCAGGCCTTGGCCAGCGgtaagaaaagagaaagaacAATGAACACAATGGATTCATTGGACTGGGAAGCAGTAAGATGTGCAGATGTCAATGAGATTGCTGAAACCATCAAAGAGAGGGGAATGAACAACATGCTAGCAGAGAGGATAAAG GATTTCCTAAATCGGCTTCTCAAAGAACACGGTAGCACTGATTTAGAATGGCTAAGAGATGTTCCACCAGACAAAGCAAA AGAGTATCTATTGAGCTTCAGGGGGTTGGGTCTGAAGAGTGTAGAGTGTGTCCGGCTTTTGACACTCCACCATCTGGCTTTCCCA GTTGACACAAATGTTGGACGAATAGCTGTAAGGCTTGGGTGGGTGCCCCTGCAGCCATTACCTGAGTCACTACAACTGCACCTTCTAGAGCT GTATCCAGTTCTGGAATCCATCCAAAAGTATCTTTGGCCACGACTCTGCAAGCTTGATCAAGGAACACT ATATGAGCTGCATTACCATATGATAACATTTGGAAAG GTGTTTTGTACAAAGAGCAAACCAAATTGCAATGCATGTCCAATGAGAGCAGAATGCAGACATTTTGCAAGTGCTTTTGCAAG TGCAAGGCTTGCACTTCCTGCACCGGAGGACAAAAGCATTGTGCCTGCATTTGAAAACAAACCAGCTGAACAAAACACAGTAGACACTATCAATCCACTGCAGCTACTCTTACCTCAAAGCAATGAACAATCAGTAGCACAGTATGGTGTAAACAACTCTCAACCCATCATTGAAGAGCCAGCAACACCAGAGCCTATTATTGAAGTGCCTTCCACACCCGTGCCAGATCAAATACCATCAGAAGCTGACATTGAGGATGCCTACAGTGAAGATCCTAATGAAATTCCTACAATTAATCTCAATCTGATTCAGTTGGCTCAAAATGTAAAGATGTTTGTGAAAAACAATATGGAGCTTAATCAGGTTGAAATGTCAAAGGCATTGGTAGCATTAACTCCCGAAGCTGCTTCCATTCCCATGCCTAAACTCAAAAATATTAGCCGGCTCAGAACTGAGCATAATGT CTATGAGCTTCCAGATAATCATCCTCTTCTAGAAGGG TTGGAGAAAAGAGATCCAGATGATCCATGCTCTTACCTTCTGGCCATATGGACACCTG GTGAAACTGCAAACTCTGTTCAGCCTCCAGAAATGAGATGTGATTCCCAAGAATCTGGCAAACTATGTCAGGAGGAAACATGTTTTGCATGCAATAGCATACGAGAAGCACAGTCCCAAACTGTTCGAGGGACACTTCTG ATACCCTGTCGAACAGCAATGAGAGGAAGCTTTCCCTTAAATGGCACATACTTTCAGGTCAATGAG GTCTTTGCCGATCATGAATCCAGCCTAAACCCAATTGATGTTCCAAGGGATTGGTTGTGGGATTTGCACCGAAAAACTGTTTTCTTTGGAACCTCAATACCAACAATATTCAAAG GCCTATCAACAGAAGATATCCAACACTGCTTCTGGAGAG GGTACGTTTGTGTTAGAGGATTTGATCGGAAGACGCGAGCTCCTCGACCACTAATGGCCAGGTTGCACTTTCCAGCGAGCAGATTGACCAAGAACAAAAGAAAGACGGATGAAAGCTAG
- the LOC116006664 gene encoding protein ROS1A isoform X2: protein MDSGIGSSIPELKDFQIGSWVPATPAKPGLLTLEPICKTVQENQQITANWSDLQTIPQDFCLGQINQLEPGGFLQGNDALTRDDRCDLTNLVTDGGVNSWEAAVASKSSMQEGALNLENFSIDHADNWNNVSFGNLLALAHAAGTTAPVENAPAHTAFDPLFSSQNADGSSVSSRISFNLNSPPGRDAASSSNSFQFAPITPVQNKGRQSMLNLNLDINEIPILKDVQENVEESDLQGNKEQSVLVRELSEMMENHKPDKTGELVAEANNAEANKTPQQKPRRKKHRPKVVVEGKAKRANKPRAPNTPGTEEIKAEKRKYTPRKGVDKPAATPLDEDSHIINPEIMSPGSSKTPKVDRKHPKRNRGAATPTDEDSNVTNPETTPPGSKETPKVKRMYPQRNQVQKPTKDPIEEGSSETIQPETASRPRRSSRRFLNFDFVDLEEYENFIEPSSNFDNSHVKNMCEQVKSMPAVRLEQDEKSDAELTEVNISYDLINHEIGKSISQPGTQIPDPSNPSKIDLRCDKLMDGNQTKCTKGKCKIIFSDATHDKEDYLPEMTAPQCASSSQNSSNCSSNVCLTEEAQLRGSKRQHSCLAEAELYKTSIAGIHYNSLQAYEAILSDFDRSIGMPFPTIYKKKRTEKGQIPATSCSKNLNTETHNVNATSQFEVHGVQTNPALQSPKYLQPLNTDVLKRKRSKGLTRVRDLASLHEICKQFPTYSSRKAAAKQHTGHLNTCMEALVAGTRPTMKTKKRSKRNSLNGTVAPNTHAQHQYTRTPIGSLPALMWRGSSPIDEIVERFTYLNINADNQGQYTLSTRNVKFQRETALVLYQRDGTIAPFTGVKKRKPRPKVDLDDETTRVWKLLLQDINSQGIDGTDEEKTKWWEEERKVFRGRADSFIARMRLVQGDRRFSPWKGSVVDSVVGVFLTQNVSDHLSSSAFMSMAARFPLKSKISEQLHEERTNITIEEPEVCIMDPDDTIAWHENSLNQPTPGQDSMAFREMGCKDEVVNSELTEGTSNCIKSTENFKTKDVDSSEKDPEDVHYGLTLDRPAKWINEEEASFHSGQTEADNVLSSQNSGVSSQNSVNSSHTQTVDITESTSLCSTSFIQLLQMAGTSMLHGVYNQENNSANMDMPNQQRDCSAEFQKNKEDDKLPVSIGEHYALEQSESSTESPNQATNQKIIAGENPMVNSDSQIHTEESNCNLLLDQECPTSLDIQDITGRASTVVDSLSNSDGQNKHLDTVDKRSSNPSKEKGGRSGTEKQNAVNWDHLRQQALASGKKRERTMNTMDSLDWEAVRCADVNEIAETIKERGMNNMLAERIKDFLNRLLKEHGSTDLEWLRDVPPDKAKEYLLSFRGLGLKSVECVRLLTLHHLAFPVDTNVGRIAVRLGWVPLQPLPESLQLHLLELYPVLESIQKYLWPRLCKLDQGTLYELHYHMITFGKVFCTKSKPNCNACPMRAECRHFASAFASARLALPAPEDKSIVPAFENKPAEQNTVDTINPLQLLLPQSNEQSVAQYGVNNSQPIIEEPATPEPIIEVPSTPVPDQIPSEADIEDAYSEDPNEIPTINLNLIQLAQNVKMFVKNNMELNQVEMSKALVALTPEAASIPMPKLKNISRLRTEHNVYELPDNHPLLEGLEKRDPDDPCSYLLAIWTPGETANSVQPPEMRCDSQESGKLCQEETCFACNSIREAQSQTVRGTLLIPCRTAMRGSFPLNGTYFQVNEVFADHESSLNPIDVPRDWLWDLHRKTVFFGTSIPTIFKGLSTEDIQHCFWRGM, encoded by the exons ATGGATTCCGGGATTGGAAGTTCGATTCCGGAACTGAAAGATTTCCAGATAGGCAGTTGGGTTCCAGCAACCCCAGCAAAGCCTGGCTTACTGACATTGGAGCCGATCTGCAAAACAGTGCAGGAAAATCAGCAGATTACAGCAAATTGGTCAGACTTGCAAACAATTCCACAAGATTTTTGCTTAGGCCAAATTAACCAATTAGAACCAGGAGGGTTCTTGCAGGGAAATGATGCTCTTACCAGGGATGATAGGTGTGATTTGACAAATTTAGTGACTGATGGGGGAGTTAACAGCTGGGAGGCAGCAGTAGCGTCGAAATCCAGTATGCAAGAGGGAGCTCTGAACTTGGAGAACTTCTCTATTGATCATGCAGACAACTGGAACAATGTGTCATTTGGGAACCTCTTGGCACTGGCGCATGCTGCAGGAACCACGGCGCCAGTTGAAAATGCCCCTGCACATACAGCATTTGATCCCCTCTTCAGTTCACAGAATGCAG ATGGAAGTTCTGTTAGCTCCAGAATCTCTTTCAATCTGAATTCTCCACCTGGGAGAGATGCAGCCTCAAGCAGCAACTCATTCCAGTTTGCACCCATCACCCCGGTTCAGAACAAGGGAAGACAGAGCATGCTAAATTTAAATCTAGACATTAATGAGATACCGATACTAAAAGATGTACAGGAAAATGTTGAAGAAAGTGACCTCCAAGGAAACAAAGAGCAGTCAGTGCTGGTGAGAGAACTATCAGAAATGATGGAGAACCACAAGCCTGACAAAACAGGCGAACTAGTTGCTGAAGCAAATAATGCTGAAGCAAATAAGACACCGCAACAGaaaccaagaagaaaaaaacacaGGCCAAAGGTGGTTGTTGAAGGCAAAGCTAAAAGGGCAAATAAACCAAGAGCCCCAAACACTCCAGGCACAGAGGAGATTAAGGCAGAAAAGAGGAAGTATACCCCAAGAAAAGGAGTAGACAAGCCTGCAGCCACTCCTTTGGATGAGGATTCACACATAATAAATCCTGAGATAATGTCTCCTGGTTCCAGTAAGACCCCAAAAGTTGACAGAAAGCATCCTAAAAGAAACCGAGGTGCAGCCACTCCCACAGATGAGGATTCAAATGTAACAAATCCTGAGACAACACCTCCTGGTTCCAAAGAAACCCCAAAAGTGAAGAGAATGTATCCTCAAAGGAACCAAGTTCAAAAGCCCACAAAAGATCCCATTGAAGAAGGAAGCAGTGAAACTATTCAACCAGAAACAGCTTCTCGCCCCAGAAGATCCTCCAggagatttttaaattttgacttTGTGGATCTTGAAGAATATGAGAATTTCATTGAGCCATCTTCAAACTTTGATAACTCGCATGTGAAGAATATGTGTGAACAGGTTAAATCAATGCCGGCAGTGCGACTTGAACAAGATGAAAAATCAGATGCAGAACTCACTGAAGTGAACATTAGTTATGACCTCATAAATCATGAGATAGGAAAGTCCATTTCACAGCCAGGAACACAAATTCCTGATCCTTCAAATCCCAGCAAGATTGATTTGAGATGTGACAAGTTGATGGATGGAAATCAAACTAAATGCACAAAAGGGAAGTGTAAAATCATTTTTTCAGATGCAACACATGACAAAGAGGACTATCTTCCAGAAATGACTGCACCACAATGTGCATCAAGCAGCCAAAATAGCTCCAACTGTAGCAGCAATGTGTGCTTGACTGAGGAAGCCCAATTAAGAGGTTCCAAAAGACAGCATTCATGCTTGGCCGAAGCAGAACTCTACAAAACAAGTATTGCTGGAATTCATTATAACTCTTTGCAGGCATATGAAGCAATTCTTTCAGACTTTGACAGATCCATTGGGATGCCTTTTCCTACaatttataagaaaaagagGACTGAGAAGGGGCAAATTCCTGCAACATCTTGTAGTAAAAACCTCAACACTGAAACTCACAATGTGAATGCTACCAGTCAATTTGAAGTTCATGGTGTCCAAACAAATCCAGCACTTCAGTCTCCCAAGTATCTTCAACCATTGAACACTGATGTGTTGAAAAGGAAGAGATCAAAGGGTCTCACTCGAGTCCGTGACTTAGCATCCCTGCATGAGATTTGCAAACAGTTCCCAACTTATTCATCCAGAAAAGCAGCAGCAAAACAACACACAGGGCATCTCAATACATGCATGGAAGCTCTTGTTGCTGGCACTCGCCCAACAATGAAAACGAAAAAACGTTCAAAAAGAAACAGTCTGAATGGTACAGTGGCTCCCAATACACATGCTCAACACCAATACACTAGAACACCAATTG GTTCTCTGCCAGCTTTAATGTGGAGGGGCTCTTCTCCAATTGACGAAATTGTGGAGCGGTTCACCTATCTTAATATAAATGCTGATAATCAAGGTCAGTACACACTCAGTACCAGAAATGTGAAGTTCCAAAGGGAAACTGCCCTTGTTCTTTATCAAAGAGATGGAACTATTGCCCCTTTTACTGGGGTAAAAAAAAGGAAACCACGGCCAAAAGTCGATCTTGATGATGAGACAACTAGAGTATGGAAACTCTTGCTACAAGATATAAACAGTCAAGGCATAGATGGAACAGATGAGGAGAAGACAAAATGGTGGGAAGAAGAGCGGAAAGTGTTCCGCGGAAGAGCAGATTCGTTTATTGCCCGCATGCGTCTTGTCCAAG GTGACAGGCGCTTCTCTCCATGGAAGGGATCTGTTGTAGATTCTGTAGTTGGagtttttctaactcaaaatgTGTCAGATCACCTCTCCAG TTCTGCTTTCATGTCAATGGCTGCACGATTTCCACTCAAATCAAAGATTAGCGAACAATTACATGAAGAGAGAACAAATATAACTATTGAAGAACCAGAAGTTTGCATAATGGATCCTGATGACACAATTGCATGGCATGAAAACTCTTTGAATCAACCAACTCCTGGTCAAGACTCCATGGCTTTCAGGGAGATGGGTTGCAAAGATGAAGTTGTCAATAGTGAGTTGACTGAAGGCACCTCCAATTGCATTAAGTCCACCGAAAATTTTAAAACCAAAGATGTCGATTCTTCTGAAAAGGATCCAGAAGATGTGCATTATGGATTAACATTAGATAGGCCAGCAAAATGGATCAACGAGGAAGAGGCAAGTTTCCACAGCGGCCAAACAGAAGCAGATAATGTGCTGTCCTCTCAGAATTCTGGAGTTTCTTCACAAAATTCTGTGAACTCTTCACATACTCAAACTGTTGATATTACTGAATCCACCAGTCTTTGCAGCACTTCTTTCATTCAACTATTACAGATGGCAGGAACCTCCATGCTACATGGAGTTTACAATCAGGAAAACAACTCAGCTAATATGGACATGCCAAACCAACAGAGGGATTGTTCTGCGGAATTCCAAAAGAACAAGGAAGATGACAAACTTCCTGTTAGCATTGGAGAACATTATGCCCTCGAACAAAGTGAATCATCAACAGAATCACCAAACCAAGCAACTAATCAAAAGATCATAGCTGGTGAAAATCCAATGGTCAATTCTGATTCACAGATTCATACTGAAGAAAGCAACTGCAATTTGCTGCTAGATCAAGAATGCCCAACTTCATTGGATATTCAGGATATCACAGGGAGAGCCAGTACTGTTGTTGATTCACTGTCAAATTCAGATGGTCAGAATAAACATCTTGATACGGTTGATAAAAGAAGCAGCAATCCCTCTAAAGAAAAAGGGGGGAGATCTGGGACAGAGAAACAGAATGCAGTGAATTGGGACCATTTAAGACAGCAGGCCTTGGCCAGCGgtaagaaaagagaaagaacAATGAACACAATGGATTCATTGGACTGGGAAGCAGTAAGATGTGCAGATGTCAATGAGATTGCTGAAACCATCAAAGAGAGGGGAATGAACAACATGCTAGCAGAGAGGATAAAG GATTTCCTAAATCGGCTTCTCAAAGAACACGGTAGCACTGATTTAGAATGGCTAAGAGATGTTCCACCAGACAAAGCAAA AGAGTATCTATTGAGCTTCAGGGGGTTGGGTCTGAAGAGTGTAGAGTGTGTCCGGCTTTTGACACTCCACCATCTGGCTTTCCCA GTTGACACAAATGTTGGACGAATAGCTGTAAGGCTTGGGTGGGTGCCCCTGCAGCCATTACCTGAGTCACTACAACTGCACCTTCTAGAGCT GTATCCAGTTCTGGAATCCATCCAAAAGTATCTTTGGCCACGACTCTGCAAGCTTGATCAAGGAACACT ATATGAGCTGCATTACCATATGATAACATTTGGAAAG GTGTTTTGTACAAAGAGCAAACCAAATTGCAATGCATGTCCAATGAGAGCAGAATGCAGACATTTTGCAAGTGCTTTTGCAAG TGCAAGGCTTGCACTTCCTGCACCGGAGGACAAAAGCATTGTGCCTGCATTTGAAAACAAACCAGCTGAACAAAACACAGTAGACACTATCAATCCACTGCAGCTACTCTTACCTCAAAGCAATGAACAATCAGTAGCACAGTATGGTGTAAACAACTCTCAACCCATCATTGAAGAGCCAGCAACACCAGAGCCTATTATTGAAGTGCCTTCCACACCCGTGCCAGATCAAATACCATCAGAAGCTGACATTGAGGATGCCTACAGTGAAGATCCTAATGAAATTCCTACAATTAATCTCAATCTGATTCAGTTGGCTCAAAATGTAAAGATGTTTGTGAAAAACAATATGGAGCTTAATCAGGTTGAAATGTCAAAGGCATTGGTAGCATTAACTCCCGAAGCTGCTTCCATTCCCATGCCTAAACTCAAAAATATTAGCCGGCTCAGAACTGAGCATAATGT CTATGAGCTTCCAGATAATCATCCTCTTCTAGAAGGG TTGGAGAAAAGAGATCCAGATGATCCATGCTCTTACCTTCTGGCCATATGGACACCTG GTGAAACTGCAAACTCTGTTCAGCCTCCAGAAATGAGATGTGATTCCCAAGAATCTGGCAAACTATGTCAGGAGGAAACATGTTTTGCATGCAATAGCATACGAGAAGCACAGTCCCAAACTGTTCGAGGGACACTTCTG ATACCCTGTCGAACAGCAATGAGAGGAAGCTTTCCCTTAAATGGCACATACTTTCAGGTCAATGAG GTCTTTGCCGATCATGAATCCAGCCTAAACCCAATTGATGTTCCAAGGGATTGGTTGTGGGATTTGCACCGAAAAACTGTTTTCTTTGGAACCTCAATACCAACAATATTCAAAG GCCTATCAACAGAAGATATCCAACACTGCTTCTGGAGAGGTATGTAA